One Lytechinus variegatus isolate NC3 chromosome 11, Lvar_3.0, whole genome shotgun sequence DNA segment encodes these proteins:
- the LOC121423795 gene encoding uncharacterized protein LOC121423795, translated as MGAGAGKNPVVGVPLNPRVELADKESKKAGGGESVLIDAPALIDLGHGTVRYRRNEDQKEKHETADQDVTVNKKGYFYHSRLDDYSEAAIARKDDKYKFRYVYKGAPSTRGKKLFYVYGIGMNSKDARSKVTKQYKPKGKGYIWPSSFRNPAHFYYELVFKEQEEEIEESEEESTDVQSKVDPEKMTFQLKDSDTVEVLKKRAAIRLLTPFSNLHISHKDDELGNADNIGKRRTEEQGEFERFVVELQRV; from the exons ATGGGTGCTGGTGCTGGAAAGAACCCAGTAGTTGGTGTGCCACTGAATCCTCGAGTCGAATTGGCAGACAAAGAAAGCAAGAAAGCTGGCGGGGGAGAG AGTGTTTTAATAGATGCCCCAGCTCTGATAGACCTTGGTCACGGCACAGTCAGATACAGACGAAATGAAGATCAAAAGGAGAAACACGAGACGGCAGACCAGGATGTAACCGTCAATAAGAAGGGATACTTCTATCATTCTCGTTTGGATGATTATAGTGAAG CTGCCATTGCTAGAAAAGACGACAAGTACAAGTTCCGCTATGTTTACAAGGGTGCCCCGAGCACGCGGGGGAAGAAACTCTTCTATGTCTATGGGATTGGCATGAACTCCAAGGatgcaaggtcaaaggtcaccaaGCAATACAAACCAAAGGGCAAAGGTTACATCTGGCCAAGCTCTTTCAGGAATCCAGCTCACTTTTACTATGAATTAGTTTTCAAGGAACAGG aagaagaaatagaagaatcAGAAGAAGAATCAACTGACGTCCAAAGCAAAGTAGATCCTGAAAAGATGAC ATTCCAGTTAAAGGACAGTGATACAGTAGAGGTATTGAAGAAGAGAGCAGCCATCAGACTTCTTACACCGTTCTCTAATCTTCACATCAGTCATAAAGATGATGAGTTAgg GAACGCAGATAACATTGGCAAGCGTCGGACAGAAGAGCAGGGAGAGTTTGAGAGGTTCGTTGTCGAGCTTCAAAGAGTATGA
- the LOC121423850 gene encoding protein FAM32A-like, with translation MSAYSSAGGALKLKGIGDLGSKKKKKKKKESKKLEQIMTLREEEEKEERKAKRDKRTKAQKAFDKVQEQRQLVRILDKASKKHKERVNEFNSKLDTLTEHFDIPKVSWTK, from the exons ATGTCGGCATACTCGTCAGCTGGTGGGGCTCTAAAATTAAAGGGAATTGGAGATTTAGGATCGAAGAA gaagaagaaaaagaagaaggaaagtaagaaactAGAGCAGATTATGACATTgagagaggaggaagagaaagaagaaagaaaggcaAAGAGGGATAAGCGAACCAAAGCCCAGAAAGCCTTTGACAAGGTCCAAGAACAGAGG CAACTGGTGAGGATCCTTGACAAAGCTTCCAAGAAACATAAAGAGAGAGTTAAT GAGTTCAATTCGAAGCTGGACACCCTGACAGAACACTTTGACATTCCCAAAGTCAGTTGGACAAAATAA